Proteins from a single region of Oryza brachyantha chromosome 6, ObraRS2, whole genome shotgun sequence:
- the LOC102700251 gene encoding protein NRT1/ PTR FAMILY 3.1-like: MMQTSSSSPPQPPRMETVEAAMADHEETKKGKSRKKGGFRTMPFIFANEVAEKLAVLGFSTNMLMYLTKQLHMPLAKAATTLTNFGGVSAMTPLIGAFLADAFVGRFWTIAAASLVYQLGMLLLTVSAALPVFRPPPCSGAVGASGGAGAAGAGACEEAAPWQLAVLYVALLLNALAAGGYRPCIVAFGADQFDESEAAERARTWGFFNWYYFCNGASQLVAVTAVVYVQDNVGWGLGLGVPTFCMAVSVVAFVAGYPLYRRLEPAGSPFTRLAQVVVAAVRKRRVPRAAVEAGTLYENDDMDAPISLYGKLVHTEQLSFFDRAAIVIDGDLKTDASDGKPPSPPVPDAWRLSTVHRVEELKSVLRMGPIWAAGILVITAASQQHTFALQQASTMDRRLAPGLSSFQIPAGSMTVFHMLAMLATLLAYDRVLVPLARRATGLDRGISYLHRMGVGFAVTVAATLVAGFVERRRRAAAAAAGTTDAGTAPLSAYWLVPQYALHGVAEAFNSVGHLEFMYDQSPESMRSMATALFWLSISLGSYVSTMLITAVHRWSAGADGSNWIPDNINHGRLEYLYWIVTLLQLLNLVYYVICAKCYTFKPLQLHEDDDDDHRKPQVELQEKLSCKKRLHH, from the exons ATGATGCAAACGAGTTCATCGTctccgccgcaaccaccgcggATGGAGACGGTGGAGGCAGCCATGGCGGATCACGAGGAGACGAAGAAGGGCAAGAGCAGGAAGAAAGGTGGCTTCAGAACGATGCCCTTCATCTTCG CCAACGAGGTGGCGGAGAAGCTGGCCGTGCTGGGGTTCAGCACAAACATGCTCATGTATCTCACGAAGCAGCTGCACATGCCGCTCGCCAAGGCCGCCACCACCCTCACCAACTTCGGCGGCGTCTCCGCCATGACGCCGCTCATCGGCGccttcctcgccgacgccttcGTCGGCCGCTTCTggaccatcgccgccgcctccctcgtcTACCAACTG GGCATGCTCCTGCTGACGGTgtcggcggcgctgccggtgttccggccgccgccgtgcagcgGCGCCGTCGGGGCGAGCGGTGGGGCcggggccgccggcgcgggcgcgtgcgaggaggcggcgccgtgGCAGCTCGCGGTGCTGTACGTGGCGCTGCTGCTGaacgcgctcgccgccggcgggtaCCGGCCGTGCATCGTGGCGTTCGGCGCGGACCAGTTCGACGagtcggaggcggcggagcgggcgCGCACCTGGGGCTTCTTCAACTGGTACTACTTCTGCAACGGCGCGTCGCAGCTGGTCGCCGTCACGGCGGTGGTGTACGTGCAGGACAACGTCGGCTGGGGGTTGGGGCTCGGCGTGCCGACCTTCTGCATGGCCGTCTCCGTCGTCGCGTTCGTCGCCGGGTACCCGCTGTACCGGAGGCTGGAGCCGGCGGGGAGCCCGTTCACGCGGCTGGCGCAggtggtcgtcgccgccgtcaggAAGCGGCGCGTGCCGAgggccgccgtcgaggccgggACGCTCTACGAGAACGACGACATGGACGCGCCCATCTCGCTCTACGGCAAGCTCGTCCACACCGAACAGCTCAG CTTTTTCGACCGAGCGGCCATCGTCATCGACGGCGACCTGAAGACGGACGCCAGCGACGGcaagccgccgtcgccccccGTCCCCGACGCGTGGCGGCTGAGCACGGTGCACCGCGTGGAGGAGCTCAAGTCGGTGCTCCGGATGGGCCCGATCTGGGCGGCGGGCATCCTGGTGATCACGGCGGCGTCGCAGCAGCACACCTTCGCCCTGCAGCAGGCGAGCACCATggaccgccgcctcgcgccgggGCTGTCGTCCTTCCAGATCCCGGCGGGCTCCATGACCGTCTTCCACATGCTCGCCATGCTGGCCACCCTCCTCGCCTACGACCGCGTGCTCGTCCCGCTGGCCCGCCGCGCCACGGGGCTGGACCGCGGCATCTCCTACCTCCACCGCATGGGCGTCGggttcgccgtcaccgtggCGGCCACCCTCGTCGCGGGCTTCGTGGAGCGCCGCCGgagggccgccgccgccgccgcgggcacCACCGACGCCGGCACGGCGCCGCTGTCGGCCTACTGGCTGGTGCCGCAGTACGCGCTCCACGGCGTGGCGGAGGCGTTCAACTCCGTGGGCCACCTCGAGTTCATGTACGACCAGTCGCCGGAGAGCATGCGCagcatggcgacggcgctctTCTGGCTGTCCATCTCGCTGGGGAGCTACGTCAGCACCATGCTCATCACCGCCGTCCACCGGtggagcgccggcgccgacgggtCCAACTGGATCCCCGACAACATCAACCACGGGAGGCTCGAGTACCTCTACTGGATCGTCACGCTGCTCCAGCTGCTCAACCTGGTGTACTACGTCATATGTGCCAAGTGCTACACGTTCAAGCCCTTGCAGCTccacgaggacgacgacgacgatcacCGCAAGCCCCAAGTTGAGCTGCAAGAAAAGTTGAGCTGCAAGAAAAGGCTGCACCATTGA